A genomic window from Arthrobacter sp. FW305-BF8 includes:
- a CDS encoding amino acid permease translates to MGLSSLTQTTSTEIKDDEVAQAGYAPATGAARTSVETPNELKRGLSSRHLQMIAIGGAIGTGLFVASGGTISQAGPGGALAAYALVGLMVFLLMQSLGEMSAKIPVAGSFQSFATRFVSPSFGFAIGWNYWFNWAITVAAELVAAGIIMDFWFPGVPGWVWAGIFLLMLAGLNALSAKSFGESEFWLSLIKVTAVVLFLIAGVLMISGILGGNSPGLSNWENRDEVFHGGWVSIISVFMIAGFSFQGTELVGVAAGEAKNPRREVPKAIRTVFWRIMLFYIGAIFIIGCLIPFTDPSLLASGEADVAASPFTLVFSRAGIAFAAALMNAVILTAILSAGNSGLYASTRMLYAMAHDGMAPKIFGRTNARGVPIPALLATAAVGLFGFLSAIVGQGAAYSWLLNMSGLCGFIVWAGIAVSHYRFRRGFLAQGNKLSDLPYKASLFPIGPLLAFALLVLVIAGQNYEAVLAGRVMEVLSSYIGLPVFIALWLAHRFMTKSKVVPLLEMDLAAPKDLEDERSAGTP, encoded by the coding sequence ATGGGACTCAGCTCCCTCACGCAAACAACTTCCACAGAAATCAAAGACGATGAAGTGGCACAAGCCGGATACGCCCCAGCCACAGGGGCAGCTCGCACCTCCGTCGAAACCCCCAACGAACTCAAGCGCGGGCTAAGCAGCCGCCACCTGCAGATGATCGCCATAGGCGGCGCGATCGGTACCGGGCTGTTCGTGGCCTCGGGCGGCACCATCTCCCAGGCGGGCCCCGGCGGTGCGTTGGCCGCCTACGCGCTGGTGGGGCTGATGGTATTCCTGTTGATGCAGTCACTGGGCGAAATGTCGGCCAAAATCCCGGTGGCCGGTTCCTTCCAGTCCTTTGCCACCCGTTTTGTCTCCCCGTCCTTCGGGTTCGCGATCGGCTGGAACTATTGGTTCAACTGGGCCATTACGGTGGCCGCCGAGCTGGTCGCAGCCGGAATCATCATGGACTTCTGGTTCCCGGGGGTCCCCGGATGGGTCTGGGCCGGAATCTTTCTGCTGATGTTGGCGGGGCTCAACGCCCTCTCGGCGAAGTCCTTCGGTGAGTCGGAGTTCTGGCTCTCCCTCATCAAGGTCACCGCAGTGGTGCTCTTCCTGATCGCCGGCGTGCTGATGATCTCCGGCATCCTCGGGGGCAACTCCCCGGGACTGAGTAACTGGGAAAACCGCGATGAAGTGTTCCACGGGGGATGGGTCTCGATCATCTCGGTCTTCATGATTGCCGGGTTCTCATTCCAGGGCACCGAGCTGGTGGGCGTGGCCGCAGGCGAAGCCAAAAACCCGCGACGCGAAGTGCCGAAAGCTATCCGCACTGTCTTCTGGCGAATCATGCTTTTCTACATTGGTGCCATCTTTATCATCGGCTGCCTGATCCCTTTCACCGATCCGAGCCTGCTGGCCTCCGGCGAGGCCGATGTTGCAGCATCGCCCTTCACCCTGGTCTTCTCGCGCGCCGGCATCGCCTTCGCGGCGGCCTTGATGAACGCGGTGATCCTGACCGCCATCCTGTCCGCGGGCAACTCCGGACTCTATGCCTCCACCCGGATGCTTTACGCCATGGCACACGACGGCATGGCGCCGAAGATCTTCGGCCGGACCAACGCACGTGGCGTGCCGATCCCGGCGCTGCTGGCGACCGCGGCTGTGGGACTCTTCGGGTTCCTCTCCGCGATCGTCGGTCAGGGCGCGGCTTACTCCTGGCTGCTGAACATGTCAGGCCTGTGCGGCTTCATCGTCTGGGCGGGGATCGCGGTCTCCCACTACCGTTTCAGGCGGGGCTTCCTGGCCCAGGGGAACAAGCTCAGCGACCTGCCGTACAAAGCCTCCCTTTTCCCCATTGGCCCGCTGCTGGCCTTCGCCCTGCTGGTCCTTGTGATCGCGGGACAGAACTACGAGGCTGTCCTTGCCGGGAGGGTGATGGAGGTGCTTTCCTCCTACATCGGGTTGCCGGTCTTCATTGCCCTATGGCTGGCTCACCGCTTCATGACCAAGTCCAAAGTGGTGCCGCTGCTCGAGATGGATCTCGCAGCACCCAAAGACCTCGAGGACGAACGAAGCGCCGGCACGCCGTAA
- a CDS encoding DUF6421 family protein, with protein MSVIASPEVSTTRAEDLKALPAWQALKAAVIGLQQVQAQDGSVPEPANHHQARQNLSIITGSIDDLRPHLPHDSEYLELLVQDFQRWESEGFAVPDFLDSLVAFHPEQWRIDGLPHLVVFPMYTQNGSANRYFEAVLIEVIWPSFVADLEAGNYSNKLFVPISFADFTPGYDTNSAVLFPESVAVRSTPSFTWGGIFADREAARFRRVLKAAADITSLDLPDDAAELLEDQHLTEKTFVMWDLIHDRTHMRGDLPFDPFMIKQRMPYFLYSLEELRCDLTAFRESVIIERDETASDDARKHAKLVQYAVIFDRIFRFAITGNRVRNYDAVGGQLLFAWMHQHRVLHWTDGKLSIDWKDVAGVVVELGVRIEELYWRSIDRPKPAHWLAAYELVSETLTPNPSSVWAKGPDALPLDGPPRGLTDQVLDDEFPLSMFYEALEKKMRAVIESTAGITGTSPVKSEGEARA; from the coding sequence ATGTCTGTCATCGCAAGTCCCGAAGTGTCGACCACGCGGGCAGAAGACCTCAAGGCGCTCCCGGCATGGCAGGCTCTCAAGGCAGCCGTCATTGGACTGCAACAGGTTCAAGCGCAGGACGGTTCCGTTCCGGAGCCCGCTAACCACCACCAGGCCCGCCAGAATCTCAGCATCATTACCGGCTCAATCGACGACCTGCGTCCGCATCTTCCCCACGACTCGGAATACCTCGAACTGCTCGTGCAGGACTTCCAGCGGTGGGAGTCCGAGGGCTTCGCCGTACCTGATTTCCTCGACTCATTGGTGGCCTTTCACCCCGAGCAGTGGCGCATCGATGGGCTGCCGCATCTGGTTGTGTTCCCCATGTACACGCAGAACGGCAGCGCCAACCGATACTTTGAGGCCGTCCTCATCGAGGTTATTTGGCCATCCTTCGTCGCTGACCTGGAGGCAGGAAACTACTCCAACAAGCTATTCGTCCCCATCAGCTTCGCCGATTTCACGCCCGGCTATGACACGAACTCCGCAGTACTCTTCCCCGAGAGCGTAGCCGTCCGGAGCACCCCCTCGTTCACCTGGGGAGGCATCTTCGCCGACCGCGAAGCTGCCCGTTTCCGTCGCGTCCTGAAAGCTGCTGCCGACATTACTTCGCTGGACCTGCCGGATGACGCCGCGGAATTGCTCGAGGACCAACACCTCACGGAGAAGACCTTCGTGATGTGGGATCTGATCCACGACCGGACCCACATGCGCGGTGACCTGCCCTTTGATCCGTTCATGATCAAGCAGCGGATGCCGTACTTCCTGTACTCCCTCGAGGAGCTCCGCTGTGACCTGACCGCCTTCCGCGAATCAGTAATCATCGAGCGGGACGAAACGGCTTCCGATGACGCCCGCAAGCACGCCAAGCTGGTCCAGTACGCAGTGATCTTCGATCGCATTTTCCGCTTCGCGATCACCGGGAACAGGGTCCGCAACTACGACGCCGTGGGCGGCCAATTGCTGTTCGCCTGGATGCACCAGCACCGGGTCCTGCACTGGACCGATGGAAAGCTGAGCATCGACTGGAAGGACGTCGCCGGCGTCGTCGTCGAACTGGGCGTACGCATCGAGGAACTCTACTGGCGTTCGATTGACCGGCCGAAGCCGGCACACTGGCTGGCCGCCTATGAGCTCGTCTCGGAAACCCTCACGCCCAACCCGTCCTCCGTATGGGCCAAGGGGCCGGACGCCCTTCCGCTCGACGGCCCTCCCCGCGGACTGACCGACCAGGTCCTCGATGACGAATTTCCCCTGTCAATGTTCTATGAGGCACTGGAGAAGAAGATGCGCGCGGTCATTGAGTCAACTGCCGGGATCACCGGTACGAGCCCCGTGAAGTCCGAGGGTGAGGCACGCGCATGA
- a CDS encoding SDR family NAD(P)-dependent oxidoreductase, whose protein sequence is MSQDLSGRTVVVAGSTSAAGVAAVRTLSQAGARVAAVDILEDRVQELSGAYENVTGYVCNLADLQAVEGLAKSVRQDLGPVDGLIHLVGGWRGGAGIKGQTDEDWDFLHTSVLTTLRNTSRAFYDDLAASPAGRLAIVSAQSASSPTADGAAYAAVKSAAEAWTLAVADGFRQLRGEKDSPASAQHSAAVVFVVKALVDDRMRAAQPERKFPGFTDVSVLADAVARIFDLEAEQINGQRLPLTTGHLVGAQT, encoded by the coding sequence ATGAGCCAGGATCTGTCGGGTCGCACGGTCGTCGTCGCCGGTTCCACAAGCGCTGCCGGCGTCGCGGCGGTCCGCACCCTCTCGCAGGCAGGGGCACGCGTAGCCGCCGTGGACATTCTTGAGGACCGGGTGCAGGAGCTCTCGGGCGCCTACGAGAACGTCACAGGTTATGTCTGCAACCTCGCAGATCTGCAAGCCGTCGAAGGCTTGGCGAAGTCTGTTCGGCAGGATCTGGGTCCCGTGGATGGCCTCATCCATCTTGTGGGAGGGTGGCGCGGTGGCGCAGGCATTAAAGGCCAGACGGACGAAGACTGGGACTTCCTGCACACCAGCGTCCTCACCACCCTGAGGAACACCAGCCGGGCGTTTTACGATGACCTGGCTGCCTCCCCTGCGGGTCGCCTGGCCATCGTTTCAGCACAGTCAGCTTCCTCGCCGACAGCGGATGGTGCCGCCTATGCTGCCGTTAAGTCTGCCGCCGAGGCATGGACCCTGGCTGTGGCCGACGGATTCCGGCAACTGCGGGGAGAAAAAGACAGCCCCGCCTCCGCTCAGCACTCAGCCGCCGTGGTCTTCGTGGTCAAGGCACTGGTCGATGACCGGATGCGCGCAGCCCAGCCGGAACGCAAATTTCCGGGATTCACCGATGTCAGCGTCCTTGCCGACGCCGTAGCGCGGATCTTCGACCTGGAGGCAGAACAGATCAACGGGCAGCGCTTGCCGCTCACCACCGGTCACCTTGTGGGTGCACAGACATAA
- a CDS encoding CsbD family protein translates to MGLGDKIENAAEKAGGKGKEAAGAASGDESLRTEGQADQAKGDLKQAGEKVKDAFKKD, encoded by the coding sequence ATGGGACTAGGCGACAAGATCGAGAACGCTGCTGAGAAGGCCGGCGGCAAGGGCAAGGAAGCAGCAGGCGCCGCATCCGGCGATGAAAGCCTGCGCACCGAAGGCCAGGCCGATCAGGCCAAGGGCGATTTGAAGCAGGCCGGCGAGAAAGTCAAGGACGCCTTCAAGAAGGACTGA
- a CDS encoding cupin domain-containing protein has product MNAHNFGPANAGPLVRFGDAMTARTILAAGATSGGFAVVEHLLAPKELAAPLHMHSREDEFTVVMKGRIGFLLGEEVFHAGPGQLVRKPRGQWHTFWNAGDEPAQVLEVISPAGFEEYFQEIGPFFPDDAAPDLEGMAAANAKYGLRMDFESLPKLINRFGLIRPLEMDGEAPT; this is encoded by the coding sequence ATGAACGCACACAACTTCGGACCCGCCAACGCCGGCCCGTTGGTCCGTTTCGGTGACGCCATGACTGCCCGGACGATACTCGCAGCAGGAGCAACGTCAGGAGGCTTCGCCGTGGTCGAACATTTGCTCGCACCGAAGGAGCTCGCAGCACCGCTCCATATGCACAGCCGCGAAGACGAGTTCACCGTGGTCATGAAGGGTCGTATTGGGTTCCTCCTGGGCGAGGAAGTCTTTCACGCAGGCCCAGGCCAACTCGTCCGAAAGCCCAGGGGCCAGTGGCATACCTTCTGGAACGCCGGTGACGAACCGGCCCAGGTTCTGGAGGTAATTTCACCTGCTGGTTTCGAAGAATACTTCCAAGAGATTGGACCGTTCTTCCCCGACGACGCTGCACCGGATCTCGAAGGCATGGCAGCAGCCAACGCAAAGTACGGGCTGCGCATGGACTTCGAATCCCTGCCCAAGCTCATCAATCGCTTCGGTTTGATCCGGCCCTTGGAAATGGACGGCGAAGCACCCACGTAG
- a CDS encoding S1C family serine protease: MSTKRSPIGRCAIAAVMSLCISTTGCTNLPGPPPPPDSSPSLSTPAPAPTPVPSQSTTPSESPAQSPTASTEAVPKSWPEVVTQVQSGVGQFSVTTCENSFTGTGFLVGPDLVVTAAHMVRDASAISISFGRTSVNATTLGVNELADLALVRTETPVQGHQFQFRTTAPPIGTDVAALGFPLGRPFTLTRGTVSALNAEQKIGNRILSNLIQTDAAINHGNSGGPLITQDGEVSGVVVTIEFDQDVRAEGIAYAVTAPRAAAAVQEWEARSVPVRLKECGNAPAPGSGFFPLTVLASHDQARNIGQSLLLHGQGINQGAYPAAFKQFTPELQASFGDSVAWSAELGSSYWRKAEIVDVTGSGDTLSADVNLQTSQDAAHGRNGQTCSSWKIRYAMHWNGSAWLIAGTSLPFGEPTAC; this comes from the coding sequence ATGAGCACTAAGCGGAGTCCTATCGGGCGTTGTGCGATTGCGGCAGTTATGAGCCTTTGTATTTCGACCACGGGCTGCACAAATCTGCCTGGCCCCCCGCCCCCACCTGATTCATCGCCCAGTCTGTCTACACCAGCGCCGGCGCCTACGCCCGTTCCAAGCCAGAGCACTACCCCCAGTGAGAGCCCCGCCCAGAGCCCGACTGCAAGCACGGAAGCTGTTCCCAAGAGCTGGCCCGAGGTGGTTACCCAGGTGCAATCGGGCGTGGGGCAGTTCAGCGTCACAACATGTGAGAACAGTTTCACGGGCACGGGATTTCTCGTTGGTCCTGATCTGGTCGTTACCGCCGCACACATGGTACGGGACGCTTCCGCCATAAGCATTTCGTTTGGTCGAACCTCCGTCAATGCCACGACTCTCGGCGTGAATGAACTAGCTGATTTAGCGCTTGTGAGAACCGAGACTCCTGTTCAAGGCCATCAGTTTCAGTTCAGAACGACTGCACCGCCAATAGGGACGGATGTCGCGGCCCTAGGATTTCCCTTAGGGCGGCCATTCACCTTGACGCGAGGGACAGTGAGTGCTTTGAACGCGGAACAGAAAATTGGAAATCGAATCCTCAGTAACCTGATTCAAACTGACGCCGCTATCAACCACGGGAACAGCGGTGGACCGCTAATTACCCAAGATGGTGAGGTTTCAGGTGTTGTTGTCACTATCGAATTCGACCAAGATGTCCGGGCCGAAGGGATCGCCTACGCGGTGACTGCACCGCGAGCTGCTGCGGCCGTTCAGGAATGGGAGGCACGATCGGTGCCGGTAAGGCTCAAAGAATGCGGTAACGCCCCGGCACCAGGGTCAGGATTCTTCCCGCTGACGGTCTTGGCCAGCCACGATCAAGCGCGCAACATCGGACAGAGCCTCTTACTTCATGGCCAGGGCATCAACCAAGGGGCCTACCCCGCTGCATTCAAGCAATTCACCCCCGAACTCCAAGCAAGTTTCGGTGACTCAGTTGCGTGGAGTGCCGAGCTCGGATCCTCGTACTGGCGAAAGGCCGAAATCGTTGACGTCACCGGAAGCGGCGATACCCTTTCCGCAGATGTAAACCTACAAACCAGCCAGGATGCTGCGCACGGCAGAAACGGCCAAACGTGCTCAAGCTGGAAAATCCGCTACGCCATGCATTGGAACGGAAGCGCTTGGCTCATAGCCGGTACGTCACTGCCCTTCGGAGAACCGACTGCCTGCTGA
- a CDS encoding TetR/AcrR family transcriptional regulator, giving the protein MANSAREPGTSASWTGADARHGFADPSQHSSAGADTRERILSTAYELFSRRSIRDVGVNELIESSEVAKSTFYRHFPSKDDLVLAVLALRDQIWFSEIVAEAQRRSATPEEELLVIFDVFADRLGDGGYKTNMLIKVLMEMGPDHPLGQASVTYLARIRGHVQAVADDAGLEHSELFARAWHLLLKGSIISAMEGDQQAASLAKDMAGIIIARHRRSLP; this is encoded by the coding sequence ATGGCTAATTCAGCACGTGAACCTGGCACGTCTGCCTCATGGACCGGCGCGGATGCCCGGCACGGCTTTGCAGATCCGAGCCAGCACTCGTCGGCTGGCGCCGATACCAGGGAACGCATCCTGAGCACCGCATACGAGCTTTTCTCCCGGCGGAGTATCCGGGATGTCGGCGTCAACGAACTGATCGAGTCATCCGAAGTTGCCAAGTCGACGTTCTACCGGCACTTCCCCTCAAAGGACGATCTTGTCCTGGCAGTTCTGGCCCTTCGGGACCAGATCTGGTTCAGCGAAATCGTTGCCGAAGCTCAGCGCCGCAGCGCTACCCCGGAAGAGGAGTTGCTTGTCATCTTCGACGTTTTCGCCGACCGGCTCGGGGACGGCGGCTATAAAACCAACATGCTGATCAAGGTCCTCATGGAAATGGGCCCCGACCATCCGCTGGGCCAGGCGAGCGTCACATATCTGGCCAGGATCCGCGGGCACGTCCAGGCCGTGGCCGATGACGCCGGCCTGGAGCACTCTGAGCTGTTCGCCCGGGCATGGCACCTCCTGTTGAAGGGCTCCATCATTTCGGCCATGGAAGGGGACCAGCAGGCGGCCAGCCTGGCCAAGGACATGGCGGGGATCATCATCGCGCGCCACCGCCGCAGCTTGCCCTGA
- a CDS encoding alpha/beta fold hydrolase, whose product MRTSCLILQCSDDRLAPPEVGTYLHKNLEHSTLVQLQATGHCPHVSAPEETARAILHYLGTRS is encoded by the coding sequence ATGCGCACCAGCTGCCTCATTCTGCAGTGCTCCGACGATCGGCTTGCCCCGCCGGAAGTGGGCACCTACCTGCACAAGAATCTGGAACACAGCACCCTGGTGCAGCTTCAGGCCACCGGGCACTGCCCCCACGTCAGCGCGCCGGAGGAAACGGCCCGGGCGATTCTGCACTACCTCGGTACCCGCTCCTGA
- a CDS encoding DUF4189 domain-containing protein has product MKTSPGRRRPLAIVILLMAFLFSGSGLTAAASPLATLAQSTVQAKAAAADRYVSFAFYPGNFAGWQAFASSGEEARNIALDQCNRNQSEGKYNCISTGYAHNAYLAVAVSKPYGAWGSNANTSATYAGQWALYYCQKYGGGNDCRVIYNRHSSEG; this is encoded by the coding sequence ATGAAAACAAGTCCCGGACGCCGTCGTCCACTCGCCATCGTAATCCTCCTCATGGCCTTTCTGTTCTCCGGCAGCGGTCTGACGGCCGCGGCTTCGCCCCTGGCAACGCTCGCTCAGTCCACTGTGCAGGCTAAGGCCGCCGCCGCAGACCGCTACGTCTCCTTCGCTTTCTACCCCGGCAACTTCGCGGGGTGGCAGGCCTTTGCATCTTCGGGTGAGGAAGCACGCAACATCGCACTGGACCAATGCAACCGCAATCAATCGGAGGGCAAATACAACTGTATCTCCACCGGTTACGCCCATAACGCGTACCTCGCAGTCGCGGTTTCAAAGCCGTACGGAGCTTGGGGTTCTAATGCCAACACTTCGGCAACCTACGCCGGCCAGTGGGCGCTTTACTACTGCCAGAAGTATGGAGGTGGCAACGACTGCCGCGTAATCTACAACCGGCACTCCAGCGAGGGATAG
- a CDS encoding lytic transglycosylase gives MNNAPRRIRATLTAGAVSAAVLSTLFSGPAAQPATPSQIQAPIQVQAPLRAAAAGVYVVRRGDTLSGIAARHGVSLRTILAINRMNMRTIIYPGQRIRIRIGTAARSAIHIVRRGETLSGIAARYGISLRTILAVNRMNIRTVIYPGQRIIISRSGRGWAPATNPSVAQLKSMVANTARRMGVRPSLALAIALQESSFRQNVTSWAGAIGTMQIMPSSGVWASQLVGRPLNLRNAQDNITAGVAIIRVLIWTSPNLRIAIASYYQGQRSVMTRGMYRDTRAYVASVLNHERRFR, from the coding sequence ATGAATAACGCCCCCCGGCGCATCCGCGCCACTCTGACCGCGGGAGCAGTCTCCGCGGCCGTCCTTTCCACCCTGTTCAGCGGCCCAGCCGCGCAACCAGCCACCCCATCGCAAATCCAGGCACCGATCCAAGTCCAGGCGCCGCTAAGGGCAGCGGCAGCCGGCGTCTATGTCGTCAGACGAGGTGACACCCTCAGCGGAATCGCCGCCCGCCACGGCGTCAGCTTGAGGACCATCCTCGCCATCAATCGAATGAACATGCGCACTATCATCTATCCGGGCCAGAGGATCCGGATCCGGATCGGCACCGCGGCTCGATCCGCAATTCACATTGTGAGGCGCGGAGAAACCCTCAGCGGAATCGCGGCGAGGTATGGGATCAGCCTCAGGACAATCCTTGCGGTCAACCGGATGAACATTCGCACCGTCATTTACCCGGGTCAGCGGATCATCATCAGCCGGTCGGGTCGGGGATGGGCCCCGGCAACGAACCCGAGTGTTGCGCAGCTGAAGTCCATGGTTGCAAACACGGCCCGCCGGATGGGTGTCAGGCCGTCCCTGGCCTTGGCCATCGCCCTGCAGGAGTCCAGCTTCCGGCAGAACGTCACCTCCTGGGCAGGTGCAATTGGCACCATGCAGATCATGCCGAGCTCGGGTGTCTGGGCGTCCCAGCTCGTCGGCCGGCCCCTGAACCTGCGCAACGCCCAGGACAATATCACCGCCGGGGTGGCCATCATCCGGGTTTTGATTTGGACCAGCCCGAACCTGCGAATCGCGATCGCTTCCTATTACCAGGGACAGCGGTCCGTCATGACCCGCGGCATGTACAGGGACACCCGTGCCTACGTCGCCTCGGTACTGAATCACGAGAGGAGATTCCGCTGA
- a CDS encoding DUF4193 domain-containing protein, giving the protein MATDYDEVRSDVKESQDRSLEALQSANAPDARSVVKELDEADAFDEGLTPGGEIVSEELIVQVIPEAADEFTCYSCFLVRHRSQLVRESNGHSYCIECEG; this is encoded by the coding sequence GTGGCAACCGATTACGACGAAGTCCGTTCCGACGTCAAGGAATCCCAGGACCGGTCGCTGGAGGCGTTGCAGTCTGCGAACGCTCCGGATGCCCGCAGTGTCGTCAAGGAACTGGACGAAGCCGATGCATTCGATGAAGGACTGACCCCCGGTGGAGAGATCGTCTCCGAGGAACTCATCGTCCAGGTCATTCCAGAGGCCGCGGATGAATTCACCTGCTATTCCTGCTTCCTGGTCCGGCACCGGTCCCAACTCGTGCGCGAGAGCAACGGCCATTCATACTGCATTGAGTGCGAAGGCTAA
- a CDS encoding LacI family DNA-binding transcriptional regulator has protein sequence MTTSAVPAPRTQVTRKDVARFAGVSTAVVSYVVNKGPKKVAPATEAKVQEAIRLLGYRPNAAARALKLGSTETIGLIVPDNGNPFFSLLARAVEDAAANLGYALLLTNSDGNLTKERRNVRNLAARQVDGVILSSVLFEPDLTELEAAEIPAVLLDHDADIPGFNSVGVDRVAAAKSAVEHLISHGHTNIALAMGINAGNFSDGREQGWLQALTEAGLPEGPIVRSFFTRDGGYTAGQRLLAAANRPTAIFASSDMQAIGILRALHEAGLSVPEDIALAAYDGSAEAEYSWPSLTTVEQPAHAMAEAAVRALIGARRGEKPEHRTFPTHLRVRNSCGCH, from the coding sequence ATGACAACATCAGCAGTGCCCGCCCCGCGTACCCAAGTGACCCGCAAGGATGTCGCCAGGTTCGCCGGGGTGAGCACCGCTGTTGTCAGCTACGTCGTCAATAAAGGTCCCAAAAAGGTCGCCCCCGCCACAGAAGCCAAAGTGCAGGAGGCCATCCGCCTCCTGGGCTACCGGCCCAACGCCGCCGCCCGTGCGCTTAAGCTCGGCTCAACCGAGACGATCGGCCTCATCGTCCCGGACAACGGCAACCCCTTCTTCTCCCTGCTGGCCCGTGCCGTGGAGGACGCGGCAGCCAACCTCGGCTACGCCCTCCTGCTGACCAACTCCGACGGAAATCTCACCAAGGAACGCAGGAACGTCCGCAACCTCGCCGCCCGGCAGGTAGACGGCGTGATTCTGTCCAGCGTCCTGTTCGAGCCAGACCTCACCGAACTTGAAGCGGCAGAAATCCCAGCCGTGCTCCTGGACCACGATGCCGACATACCCGGTTTCAACAGCGTGGGCGTAGACCGGGTCGCAGCTGCAAAATCCGCAGTGGAGCACCTCATAAGCCACGGGCATACGAACATCGCCCTGGCAATGGGCATCAACGCCGGCAACTTTTCCGACGGACGTGAACAGGGCTGGCTGCAGGCCCTTACCGAGGCCGGGCTGCCCGAAGGCCCCATCGTCCGCAGCTTTTTCACGCGCGACGGCGGCTACACCGCAGGCCAACGCCTGCTGGCCGCCGCAAACAGGCCGACCGCGATTTTCGCTAGCTCGGACATGCAGGCCATTGGCATTCTCCGGGCGCTTCACGAAGCCGGCCTATCGGTGCCCGAGGACATAGCCCTGGCCGCATACGACGGCTCCGCGGAGGCTGAATACAGCTGGCCGTCGCTGACCACGGTAGAACAGCCCGCACATGCCATGGCCGAAGCGGCCGTACGAGCACTTATCGGAGCCCGACGCGGGGAAAAACCGGAGCACCGGACCTTTCCCACGCACCTGCGCGTCCGGAACTCCTGCGGCTGCCACTAA
- a CDS encoding Gfo/Idh/MocA family protein — translation MTFSIGVVGAGQFGGQFAHLFHLHPGVSEVFVVDERPERAAEAVERYGLSGTVGSFEELLESAVDAVAIFTQRWTHGPLVERALRAGKHVYSAVPMAVSEDEIARIIEAVRETGNVYMMGETSYYNPATVYAREQHAAGKFGRVFYTEGDYVHDMDLGFYDAYQYSGGERWKETASYPPMLYPTHAIGGVLGAIPAHAVSVSCVGVKDDRQDGVFDKDISMFGNDFSNATALFELNDGGVMRTNEMRRVGYPSHLRESRFRFFGTEASFEQLAKVTVWQDKTNIHDISEQVESRPSMALDDPSLANVAPELRDAFVSGLAPVHDSSRLPEEFRGAPNGHEGSHHFLVDDFVTAVNNRTLPPVNAWTAARFTLPGIVAHESARRNGERLPVRDFGDAPASL, via the coding sequence ATGACGTTTTCCATTGGAGTGGTGGGCGCCGGGCAGTTCGGTGGCCAGTTCGCGCACCTGTTCCATTTGCACCCGGGTGTAAGCGAAGTATTCGTCGTGGACGAGCGGCCGGAGCGGGCAGCCGAAGCGGTGGAACGCTACGGCCTGTCAGGTACCGTAGGCAGCTTCGAGGAGCTTCTGGAGTCAGCCGTCGACGCTGTGGCCATCTTCACCCAGCGGTGGACCCACGGCCCACTGGTGGAGCGGGCCCTCCGGGCCGGCAAGCACGTCTACTCGGCAGTTCCCATGGCGGTCTCCGAGGATGAAATTGCCCGCATCATCGAAGCGGTCCGGGAGACCGGCAACGTCTACATGATGGGGGAAACTAGCTATTACAACCCAGCCACCGTCTACGCCCGCGAGCAGCACGCGGCCGGAAAGTTCGGCAGGGTTTTCTACACCGAGGGCGACTACGTCCACGACATGGACCTCGGCTTTTATGACGCCTACCAGTACAGCGGCGGTGAGCGCTGGAAGGAAACCGCCAGCTATCCGCCAATGCTCTATCCGACGCATGCTATCGGTGGAGTCTTGGGCGCGATTCCCGCCCACGCTGTCAGCGTCAGCTGTGTGGGCGTGAAGGATGACCGGCAGGACGGCGTGTTCGATAAGGACATCAGCATGTTCGGGAACGATTTTTCGAACGCAACGGCGCTGTTTGAACTCAACGACGGCGGCGTGATGCGTACCAACGAAATGCGGCGGGTGGGTTACCCATCCCACCTTCGGGAGTCCCGGTTCAGGTTCTTTGGCACAGAGGCCAGCTTTGAACAGCTGGCCAAGGTCACGGTCTGGCAGGACAAGACCAATATCCACGACATTTCGGAGCAGGTGGAGTCCAGGCCCAGCATGGCCCTGGACGACCCATCACTGGCCAATGTGGCACCCGAACTCCGCGATGCCTTTGTCTCCGGCCTGGCGCCGGTCCACGACAGCAGTCGCCTTCCTGAGGAATTCCGCGGAGCGCCCAACGGACACGAAGGCAGCCACCACTTCCTCGTTGATGACTTCGTCACGGCGGTCAATAACCGTACACTTCCGCCGGTCAACGCATGGACCGCGGCGCGGTTCACCCTGCCGGGCATCGTGGCCCACGAGTCCGCCCGGCGCAACGGCGAACGCCTGCCCGTCCGGGACTTTGGCGATGCCCCGGCCTCACTCTAG